The proteins below come from a single Cervus canadensis isolate Bull #8, Minnesota chromosome 2, ASM1932006v1, whole genome shotgun sequence genomic window:
- the LOC122431185 gene encoding C-reactive protein-like, with the protein MERLLWCFLVLTSFSSLSGQTDLHKKAFVFPKESDYSYVSLKTQLKTPLTAFTVCLYFYTELAPIRDYSIFSYATKEQYNEILIFWSKGKGYSFSVRGREVLFHSPGNADAPTHICATWESASGIAELWVNGKPRVRKSLQKGASLGTDASIILGQEQDAFAGAFDRNQCLVGDIGDVNMWDFVLSPEEINAVYNGGTLSPNVLYWEELNYEANGEVFVKPQLW; encoded by the exons ATGGAGAGGCTGTTGTGGTGTTTCCTGGTCTTGACTAGCTTCTCTAGTCTTTCGGGCCAGACAG ACTTGCATAAGAAGGCCTTCGTGTTTCCCAAAGAGTCGGATTATTCCTACGTATCCCTGAAAACACAGTTAAAGACACCACTCACCGCCTTCACCGTGTGTCTCTATTTCTACACAGAGCTGGCCCCAATCCGCGACTACAGCATTTTCTCTTATGCCACCAAGGAGCAATATAACGAGATCCTCATATTTTGGTCTAAGGGTAAAGGCTATAGTTTTAGTGTGCGTGGGAGGGAGGTATTATTCCACAGTCCTGGAAACGCTGATGCTCCAACACAcatctgtgccacctgggagtcTGCCTCCGGAATTGCAGAGCTCTGGGTGAATGGGAAACCCCGGGTGAGGAAGAGTCTGCAGAAGGGAGCCTCTCTGGGGACAGACGCCAGCATCATCCTGGGGCAGGAGCAGGATGCGTTCGCTGGGGCCTTTGATAGAAACCAGTGTTTGGTGGGAGACATTGGAGATGTGAACATGTGGGACTTTGTGCTGTCTCCAGAAGAGATTAACGCTGTCTATAATGGTGGGACTCTCAGTCCTAATGTCCTTTACTGGGAGGAACTGAACTATGAAGCAAACGGTGAGGTGTTTGTTAAACCTCAGCTGTGGTAG